From Pseudopipra pipra isolate bDixPip1 chromosome 9, bDixPip1.hap1, whole genome shotgun sequence, a single genomic window includes:
- the LEPR gene encoding leptin receptor isoform X2, which yields MGQPQPIAAYKSALQNKMYWQIILTILVLLDFLQMAVAHCMVHPVPPRNFTLPCVLLNETSLSPFSAGVESWFGLRRDHRRTSEIKPLMNEESFLCCLWSDNNIDCSLYRASLQARKFIPSEINISASQEIGSNWNMECWIKGKLDLLVCNLRVLRLYLREDLKVNLFYAGSELSLGNVSTSSLQGTVRIAQCECTEDDTCECLVPSLRLNHTYIMWLKVLVGVTPLWSPLMSVNPVDIVKPEPPLNLHLEMTEGGQVKMCWSEPALLPYPVQYQVRISAKPGHSTWQMVQVALEASLAIDNTLLDSSYLVQVRCRNHQGLGFWSDWSTPYDLSLGAEVLYFPPQILASAGSNVSFHCIYKNKSKIVEPQEVVWWLNLAEEIPASLYTLVSDRVSKVTLFNLKATKPRGSFFYDTLYCCHQSRECHPRYAELYVVDMNINITCETDGYLTKMTCSWSANPNMLLLPGSSLQLRYYRSQIYCSEFPSPSPESEVKECHLQKNHSYECTFQPIFLLSGYTLWIEFKHFLGTLESSPACVIPADVVKPLPPSNIRAELTRNVGLLNVSWTNPVFTNSDLKFQIRYAVNREDIPWELYEVSNTPSSSAVIEVEELCVEYVVQVRCRELDGSGYWSDWSRPAQTLVQDIRAPLQGPEFWRIVTEDPARRQKNVTLVWKPLMKNHSLCSVSRYIIKHQTPGNTSWVEYVDHGTTWSFPWTEHTHTITVLAMNSIGVSSVNFNLTLSQQMSTVDAVRSLSAYPVNSTCVIVVWTLSPQIYMITSFVIEWKNLNKEEETKWVRVPPNMSKYYIYDYFILIEKYQFSLYPVFAGGVGRARATDQFSKGGFENENNGSLSVVLPIVISTSVLLLGVLLVSHQRMKKLLWEDVPNPKNCSWAQGVNFQQPETFEHLFTKHPEATSFEPLLDAEIVLEDISVTKASEKEDTQDFLGIASTFPNPQDSERDSACSSSHFNSSSSSQSSQEVQGSGGIDLKYATVVGNSRSDGLCEWKMNPRSCFDRCFLAEDSTVSGAFSSSTWEVGSGVFLVFPGSPGRQPSKTLSLISSEGFSEPSDHDDAFTDSLERSLCYLGITPLEKRENGIFLTESSEMLCQFHTRNLLTDTGVLQHTPTDVHGFIQSSLKPKAMVPYVPQFGMAAAKGKEATEKNSAVITP from the exons aTCAGCTCTACAAAACAAGATGTATTGGCAAATCATTCTGACCATTCTTGTGCTGTTGG ACTTCCTTCAAATGGCAGTTGCCCATTGTATGGTCCATCCAGTTCCTCCCAGGAACTTTACATTACCCTGTGTGCTGCTGAATGAGACATCTTTGAGCCCTTTCTCTGCCGGAGTTGAgagttggtttggtttgaggAGAGACCATCGTAGGACATCTGAAATCAAGCCTCTAATGAATGAAGAAAgttttctgtgttgcctttggAGTGACAACAACATTGATTGTTCTTTGTACAGAGCGAGCCTGCAGGCAAGGAAGTTTATtccttcagaaataaatatCTCTGCTTCTCAAGAAATAG GTTCAAACTGGAACATGGAATGTTGGATTAAAGGCAAGCTGGACCTGTTAGTTTGTAACCTGCGGGTTTTGAGATTGTATTTGAGAGAGGACTTGAAGGTTAATCTTTTTTATGCTGG CTCAGAGCTGTCCCTGGGAAATGTGTCCACGAGCTCTCTCCAGGGGACTGTGAGGATTGCTCAGTGTGAGTGCACTGAGGATGACACATGTGAGTGTCTTGTGCCCTCTCTGAGGCTCAACCACACCTACATCATGTGGCTGAAGGTGCTGGTTGGTGTGACACCTCTGTGGTCACCTTTGATGTCAGTCAACCCCGTTGACATAG TAAAGCCTGAACCTCCTTTGAACCTGCATCTGGAAATGACAGAGGGAGGTCAGGTGAAGATGTGCTGGTCTGAGCCTGCACTGCTGCCATACCCTGTGCAGTACCAAGTGAGGATCTCTGCAAAGCCAGGGCACAGCACTTGGCAG ATGGTTCAAGTTGCTCTGGAAGCCTCACTGGCCATTGACAATACCCTACTTGATTCCTCTTACTTGGTTCAAGTGAGGTGCAGGAATCACCAGGGTCTGGGGTTCTGGAGTGACTGGAGCACACCATATGATCTCAGTTTGGGAG ctgaagtCCTGTACTTCCCTCCTCAGATCCTGGCCAGTGCTGGTTCTAATGTTTCATTTCACTGCATctataaaaacaaaagcaagattGTAGAGCCCCAGGAGGTTGTTTGGTGGCTGAATTTAGCAGAAGAAATCCCAGCCAGTCTTTATACCCTTGTGAGCGATCGCGTAAGCAAAGTTACTCTTTTCAACTTGAAAGCAACCAAACCTAGAGGAAGTTTCTTCTATGACACATTGTACTGTTGTCACCAAAGTAGGGAATGTCATCCTAGATACGCTGAATTATATGTAGTAG ATATGAATATTAATATCACCTGTGAAACAGATGGATACTTGACTAAAATGACTTGCAGTTGGTCTGCAAACCCAAACATGTTACTACTCCCTGGGAGTTCCTTGCAGTTAAGATACTACAG gAGCCAGATTTATTGTTCTGAGTTTCCAAGCCCATCTCCAGAATCAGAGGTGAAAGAATGCCATTTGCAGAAGAATCATTCCTACGAGTGCACATTTCAGcctattttccttttatctggATATACTCTGTGGATAGAGTTCAAGCACTTCCTAGGAACACTTGAATCCTCCCCAGCCTGTGTCATTCCAGCAGATGTGG TGAAGCCGCTTCCCCCTTCCAATATCAGAGCAGAACTCACCAGGAATGTGGGGCTGCTGAACGTGAGCTGGACAAACCCTGTGTTTACAAACAGTGATCTGAAATTCCAGATCCGGTACGCAGTGAACAGGGAAGACATTCCATGGGAG CTCTATGAAGTCTCAAACACCCCAAGCAGCTCAGCTGTGATAGAAGTTGAGGAGCTCTGTGTGGAGTACGTTGTCCAGGTGCGGTGCAGGGAGCTGGATGGATCCGGGTACTGGAGCGATTGGAGCAGACCAGCCCAAACACTTGTACAGGACATCAGAG CTCCCTTGCAAGGCCCTGAATTTTGGAGAATCGTTACCGAAGATCCAGCAAGGAGGCAGAAGAACGTTACACTCGTGTGGAAG CCACTGATGAAGAACCACTCGTTGTGCAGCGTGAGCCGATACATCATAAAGCACCAGACACCAGGGAACACCTCCTGGGTGGAATATGTTGATCATGGCACCACCTGGTCTTTTCCGTGGACTGAGCACACTCACACCATCACAGTTTTAGCCATGAATTCTATTGGAGTTTCTTcagttaattttaatttaactcTCTCACAGCAAATGAGCACAG TGGATGCCGTGCGGTCGCTGAGCGCTTACCCCGTGAACAGCACCTGTGTCATTGTGGTCTGGACTCTCTCACCCCAAATCTATATGATAACATCCTTTGTTATTGAGTGGAAGAACCTTAACAAAGAAGAGGAGACAAAATGGGTGCGAGTTCCTCCAAATATGAGTAAATATTACATTTATG ATTACTTTATTCTGATTGAGAAGTACCAGTTCAGCCTGTACCCTGTGTTTGCTGGAGGAGTTGGCAGAGCCAGAGCAACAGATCAGTTTAGCAAAG GTGGATTTGAAAATGAGAATAATGGCAGCCTCTCCGTGGTTCTGCCAATAGTTATTTCAACCTCTGTTTTGTTGCTGGGAGTGTTGCTGGTTTCACACCAAAG AATGAAGAAGCTGCTTTGGGAGGATGTTCCAAACCCCAAGAATTGCTCGTGGGCACAAGGAGTTAATTTTCAGCAG CCTGAAACTTTTGAGCATCTTTTTACCAAGCACCCTGAAGCCACCTCATTTGAACCTCTCCTAGATGCAGAGATAGTGCTGGAAGACATCAGTGTCACCAAAGCCTCAGAAAAAGAAGACACACAAGATTTTTTAGGAATTGCTTCCACATTTCCAAACCCCCAAGACTCTGAACGTGACTCTGCTTGCTCGAGCAGCCActtcaacagcagcagctcctcccagagctcccaggagGTGCAGGGCAGTGGAGGAATTGACCTCAAATATGCGACTGTTGTCGGCAACTCCCGATCCGATGGGCTTTGCGAGTGGAAAATGAATCCAAGGAGTTGTTTTGATCGATGCTTCTTAGCAGAAGATTCCACGGTTTCAGGTGCCTTCTCCAGTAGCACTTGGGAGGTGGGAAGTGGAGTGTTTCTGGTGTTCCCTGGCTCACCGGGCAGGCAGCCCAGCAAGACCCTGTCCCTTATCTCTTCAGAGGGATTTTCAGAGCCTTCTGACCATGACGATGCTTTCACGGACAGTCTTGAGCGGAGCCTGTGTTACCTTGGGATAACACCattggaaaaaagagaaaatggtatttttctAACAGAAAGTTCTGAGATGCTGTGTCAGTTCCATACAAGGAATCTGCTCACAGACACGGGAGTTCTTCAGCACACACCGACGGATGTCCATGGGTTTATCCAAAGTAGCCTCAAGCCCAAAGCCATGGTGCCATATGTGCCACAGTTTGGGAtggctgctgccaagggaaaGGAGGCCACAGAGAAAAACTCTGCTGTCATCACACCATAA